A window of Streptomyces sp. DG1A-41 contains these coding sequences:
- a CDS encoding NAD(P)-binding domain-containing protein, producing the protein MSGALSVTVIGLGPMGRAMAGAYLDAGHQVTVWNRTASRADELVARGAVRASTVEEALAAGEVVVLSLTDYAAMYDILEPAAPALAGRVLVNLSSDTPERTREGAAWAVKHGARHLTGGVQTPPSGIGSPEFDTFYSGPRDLFEQYEDVLKVITGTDYRGEDPGLAALYYQLQMDLFWTTLTAWLHTLALADANGISASEIGPYAAQTLGGMGQFLDFYTPRIEAGRHSGDVERISMAVASMEHVVHTARDAGVDPALPAAVLEAFRRAAAEGYGEDSLTRLFEVFGRGVAA; encoded by the coding sequence TTGTCCGGCGCCTTGTCCGTCACCGTCATCGGTCTCGGCCCCATGGGCCGCGCCATGGCCGGTGCCTACCTGGACGCCGGCCACCAGGTCACCGTCTGGAACCGCACCGCGAGCCGCGCCGACGAGCTGGTGGCCAGGGGCGCGGTACGTGCCAGCACCGTCGAGGAGGCGCTGGCGGCAGGCGAGGTGGTGGTGCTCAGCCTCACCGACTACGCCGCGATGTACGACATTCTGGAGCCCGCCGCTCCGGCCCTGGCGGGCCGCGTCCTGGTCAACCTCAGCTCGGACACCCCGGAGAGGACCCGCGAGGGGGCGGCCTGGGCGGTGAAGCACGGGGCGCGTCACCTCACCGGCGGCGTCCAGACCCCGCCGTCCGGCATCGGCTCGCCGGAGTTCGACACCTTCTACAGCGGCCCCCGGGACCTCTTCGAGCAGTACGAGGACGTTCTGAAGGTCATCACGGGCACCGACTACCGCGGCGAGGACCCGGGTCTGGCCGCGCTCTACTACCAGCTCCAGATGGACCTCTTCTGGACCACCCTGACCGCCTGGCTGCACACGCTGGCGCTGGCGGACGCGAACGGCATCAGCGCCTCGGAGATCGGGCCGTACGCGGCACAGACGCTGGGCGGGATGGGCCAGTTCCTGGACTTCTACACACCGCGGATCGAGGCGGGGCGGCACTCCGGCGACGTCGAGCGGATCTCGATGGCCGTGGCGAGCATGGAGCACGTCGTGCACACCGCGCGGGACGCCGGCGTGGACCCGGCGCTGCCCGCCGCGGTGCTGGAGGCGTTCCGGCGCGCGGCGGCGGAAGGCTACGGGGAGGACAGCCTGACCAGGCTGTTCGAGGTATTCGGCAGGGGCGTTGCTGCCTGA
- a CDS encoding LacI family DNA-binding transcriptional regulator: MTVSITDVAEATGVSASTVSRALRGRPGVSEEMRARIVEAAAELGYTASRSASSLASGRTYTIGVVVPYVGRWFFGTVLDSAERVFSAAGYDVLLYNLGSPEARKRFFTKLPIRKRVDAVLSLLIPDLEEAAALRSLDVPLATTVGGARPGFTAVGIDDRGGAQSAVRHLVNLGHRRIGMISGASEPLHWTTPLDRRQGYLDVLADAGIEPDPALEADGGYTVEGGERAMTELLALRHPPTAVFAQSDEMAMGALRALRRHRLRVPEDVSVVGFDDHELSEVVGLTTVAQPVAAQGREAARLLLARLDDPEAGPPHPVEMPIRFVLRETTAPPNTDRQR, encoded by the coding sequence GTGACGGTCAGCATCACCGATGTCGCCGAGGCCACCGGGGTCTCGGCGTCCACCGTGTCCCGTGCCCTGCGCGGCCGTCCCGGAGTGTCGGAGGAGATGCGGGCCCGGATCGTCGAGGCCGCCGCCGAGCTGGGCTACACCGCCTCGCGCTCGGCGTCCAGCCTGGCCAGCGGGCGCACCTACACCATCGGCGTCGTCGTCCCGTACGTCGGCCGCTGGTTCTTCGGCACCGTGCTGGACTCCGCCGAGAGGGTCTTCAGCGCCGCCGGTTACGACGTCCTGCTGTACAACCTCGGCTCACCGGAGGCCCGCAAGCGCTTCTTCACCAAGCTGCCGATCCGCAAACGGGTCGACGCCGTGCTGTCCCTGCTGATCCCCGACCTCGAGGAGGCCGCCGCCCTGCGGTCCCTCGACGTGCCGCTGGCGACCACGGTCGGCGGCGCCCGGCCCGGCTTCACGGCGGTCGGCATCGACGACCGGGGCGGGGCTCAGAGTGCCGTACGGCATCTGGTGAACCTCGGCCACCGGCGGATCGGCATGATCTCCGGCGCCAGCGAGCCCCTGCACTGGACCACGCCCCTCGACCGCCGGCAGGGCTATCTGGACGTGCTGGCCGACGCGGGGATCGAGCCCGACCCCGCACTGGAGGCGGACGGCGGTTACACGGTCGAGGGCGGCGAGCGGGCCATGACCGAGTTGCTGGCGCTGCGCCACCCGCCGACCGCCGTGTTCGCCCAGTCCGACGAGATGGCGATGGGCGCGCTGCGAGCCCTGCGCCGGCACCGGCTGAGGGTTCCGGAGGACGTGTCCGTCGTCGGCTTCGACGATCACGAGCTGTCCGAGGTGGTCGGGCTGACCACCGTGGCCCAGCCGGTCGCGGCCCAGGGCCGGGAGGCGGCCCGGCTGCTGCTGGCGCGGCTGGACGATCCGGAAGCCGGGCCGCCGCACCCCGTCGAGATGCCCATCCGTTTCGTCCTCCGCGAGACCACCGCTCCGCCGAACACCGACAGGCAGCGGTAG
- a CDS encoding mucin-1, which translates to MRYAPPGLCVNDFDLLRHADGTYTALHLQGPWTADFDHLRMETSYGRATSTDLVHWEPQGTAFGNGLPGRFDQQAVWTMHAFPHGTGMAMLYTAVSGLTPDGWPLQSVGLAHSDRTDGTGWRRHGTEPVVEADGRWYRTGERMGWRDPFVVRDDESDGWVMAVCAADASRPVEVSGCVAWATSDDLEHWTVQPPLISPGDVDELECPVLERLDDGTWLLLGSIGATRGFEAWTAPRLRGPWTRRGPIGPTGAYAPRVVAAPDGSRVVLHTTPRRVGLTDTGERCRGMLAQPKSLVVPRDAAPRLEWWPGLDAWLGEETCDAPLHAVGDVDVSGRTEITLRTHASDVGRPALTVGCDGKTLRVTGPEGAPLGETLLPEPAASLRVLTVGEYVEVYADGVFVLTTLCYSGRPAPWTAASEGRVRPVPVRPVRLPAPHRDDASAVWPGPSPH; encoded by the coding sequence ATGCGATACGCGCCGCCCGGCCTCTGCGTGAACGACTTCGACCTGCTGCGCCACGCGGACGGCACCTACACCGCGCTGCACCTGCAGGGCCCGTGGACGGCCGACTTCGACCACCTGCGCATGGAGACGTCCTACGGCCGGGCCACCTCCACCGACCTGGTCCACTGGGAGCCGCAGGGCACGGCCTTCGGCAACGGTCTGCCGGGCCGCTTCGACCAGCAGGCGGTGTGGACCATGCACGCCTTCCCGCACGGCACCGGCATGGCGATGCTCTACACCGCCGTCTCCGGACTCACCCCCGACGGCTGGCCCCTGCAGTCGGTCGGCCTGGCCCACTCCGACCGCACCGACGGCACAGGCTGGCGCCGCCACGGCACGGAACCGGTCGTCGAGGCGGACGGGCGCTGGTACCGCACGGGCGAACGCATGGGCTGGCGCGACCCCTTCGTCGTACGCGACGACGAGTCCGACGGCTGGGTCATGGCGGTCTGCGCCGCCGACGCCTCCCGGCCCGTCGAGGTCAGCGGCTGCGTCGCCTGGGCCACCTCCGACGACCTGGAGCACTGGACCGTCCAGCCGCCGCTCATCTCACCCGGCGACGTCGACGAGTTGGAGTGCCCGGTCCTCGAACGCCTCGACGACGGCACCTGGCTGCTGCTCGGCTCCATAGGCGCCACCCGGGGCTTCGAGGCGTGGACCGCGCCGCGCCTGCGCGGCCCGTGGACCCGCCGCGGTCCGATCGGCCCGACGGGCGCGTACGCCCCGCGCGTTGTCGCGGCCCCCGACGGCTCACGCGTCGTGCTGCACACCACCCCGCGCCGCGTCGGCCTCACCGACACCGGCGAGCGCTGCCGCGGCATGCTCGCCCAGCCCAAGTCCCTCGTCGTACCGCGGGACGCGGCGCCCCGCCTGGAATGGTGGCCGGGCCTCGACGCCTGGCTCGGCGAGGAGACGTGCGACGCCCCCCTGCACGCGGTCGGCGACGTCGACGTCTCCGGCCGCACCGAGATCACCCTGCGCACGCATGCCTCCGACGTGGGCCGGCCCGCGCTCACGGTCGGCTGCGACGGCAAAACCCTCCGGGTCACCGGCCCCGAGGGCGCACCGCTCGGCGAGACCCTCCTGCCGGAACCCGCCGCCTCACTGCGCGTCCTCACCGTCGGCGAGTACGTCGAGGTCTACGCCGACGGCGTCTTCGTCCTCACCACCCTGTGCTACTCCGGCCGCCCCGCCCCCTGGACGGCCGCCTCCGAGGGCCGCGTCCGCCCTGTTCCCGTGCGCCCGGTCCGGCTGCCGGCCCCGCACCGCGACGACGCCTCGGCCGTCTGGCCCGGCCCGTCGCCGCACTGA
- the serC gene encoding phosphoserine transaminase yields MAEIQIPADIKPADGRFGAGPSKVRVEALDALAATGTSLMGTSHRQAPVKNLVGKVREGIRELFRLPDGYEVVLGNGGSTAFWDIATHGLIENKSQHLSFGEFSSKFAKAAKLAPWLAEPDVISSDPGTHPEPVAEAGVDVYAFTHNETSTGVAMPIKRVAGADEGALVLVDATSGAGGLPVDIAETDVYYFAPQKSFASDGGLWIGVFSPAAIERAERVHASGRHVPEFFSLPTAIDNSRKNQTYNTPALATLFLLNEQLEWINGQGGLDWSVRRTATSARTLYGWAEDVKFANPFVTDPAKRSQVIGTIDFTDEVDAAAVAKVLRANGIVDTEPYRKLGRNQLRVAMFPAIDPADIEALTKCVDYVIEKL; encoded by the coding sequence GTGGCTGAGATCCAGATTCCTGCTGACATCAAGCCCGCCGACGGTCGATTCGGCGCGGGCCCCTCCAAGGTGCGGGTGGAGGCGCTGGACGCCCTGGCCGCCACCGGCACCTCCCTCATGGGCACCTCCCACCGCCAGGCCCCCGTCAAGAACCTGGTCGGCAAGGTGCGCGAGGGCATCCGCGAGCTGTTCCGGCTCCCCGACGGTTACGAGGTGGTCCTCGGCAACGGCGGCTCCACCGCGTTCTGGGACATCGCGACGCACGGCCTGATCGAGAACAAGTCGCAGCACCTCAGCTTCGGCGAGTTCTCCTCCAAGTTCGCCAAGGCCGCCAAGCTCGCGCCCTGGCTGGCCGAGCCCGACGTCATCTCCAGCGACCCGGGCACCCACCCCGAGCCGGTCGCCGAGGCGGGCGTCGACGTCTACGCCTTCACCCACAACGAGACCTCGACCGGTGTCGCCATGCCGATCAAGCGCGTGGCCGGCGCCGACGAGGGCGCGCTGGTCCTGGTCGACGCCACGTCCGGCGCCGGCGGCCTCCCGGTCGACATCGCCGAGACGGACGTCTACTACTTCGCCCCGCAGAAGTCCTTCGCCTCCGACGGCGGCCTGTGGATCGGCGTCTTCTCCCCGGCCGCGATCGAGCGCGCCGAGCGCGTCCACGCGTCCGGCCGCCACGTCCCGGAGTTCTTCTCGCTGCCGACGGCGATCGACAACTCCCGCAAGAACCAGACGTACAACACCCCGGCCCTCGCCACGCTGTTCCTCCTCAACGAGCAGCTGGAGTGGATCAACGGCCAGGGCGGCCTGGACTGGTCGGTCCGCCGCACCGCCACGTCCGCGCGGACGCTGTACGGCTGGGCCGAGGACGTCAAGTTCGCGAACCCGTTCGTCACCGACCCGGCCAAGCGCTCCCAGGTCATCGGCACGATCGACTTCACGGACGAGGTCGACGCCGCCGCCGTCGCCAAGGTCCTGCGCGCCAACGGCATCGTCGACACCGAGCCCTACCGCAAGCTCGGCCGCAACCAGCTGCGTGTCGCGATGTTCCCGGCGATCGACCCGGCGGACATCGAGGCCCTCACGAAGTGCGTCGACTACGTGATCGAGAAGCTCTGA
- a CDS encoding TetR/AcrR family transcriptional regulator, with product MESGTSSTGGTGSTETSGSGDIARTLELLWDTGRRPSRGPKPTLTRDRIVEAAVQVADTEGLERLSMRRVAAELGTGTMSLYRYVPGKGELLDLMLDRVQRPSENPADLGDGGWRAALEAMARETLALYRRHPWLLQVNQSRPILGPSAMDGMEKVLTLIRPMGLTDPELVSTIIMIDGYVVGAARTQLYQQEAERRTGLTDAEFWQAQVPMLEKVLASGRYPVMASLSEDTFDPDFDHFGFGLQRILDGLEVLVAQRRGESAS from the coding sequence ATGGAGAGCGGCACGAGCAGTACGGGCGGTACGGGCAGTACGGAGACCAGCGGCAGCGGCGATATCGCCCGCACCCTCGAACTGCTGTGGGACACCGGTCGGCGTCCCAGCCGCGGTCCCAAGCCGACCCTGACCCGGGACCGGATCGTGGAAGCGGCCGTCCAGGTCGCGGACACGGAAGGTCTGGAGAGGCTCTCCATGCGCCGCGTCGCCGCCGAACTCGGCACCGGCACGATGTCGCTCTACCGGTACGTCCCCGGCAAGGGCGAGCTGCTCGACCTGATGCTGGACCGGGTCCAGCGCCCCTCGGAGAATCCGGCAGACCTGGGCGACGGCGGCTGGCGCGCCGCCCTGGAGGCCATGGCCCGTGAGACCCTCGCCCTCTACCGCCGCCATCCCTGGCTGCTCCAGGTCAACCAGTCCCGCCCGATCCTCGGCCCGAGCGCCATGGACGGCATGGAGAAGGTCCTCACCCTGATCCGCCCGATGGGGCTGACCGACCCCGAGCTCGTCTCCACGATCATCATGATCGACGGGTACGTCGTCGGGGCCGCGCGCACGCAGCTCTACCAGCAGGAGGCGGAGCGCCGGACGGGCCTGACGGACGCGGAGTTCTGGCAGGCGCAGGTGCCGATGCTGGAGAAGGTCCTGGCGTCGGGCCGCTACCCGGTGATGGCGTCGCTCTCCGAGGACACGTTCGATCCCGACTTCGACCACTTCGGGTTCGGACTCCAGCGGATCCTGGACGGGTTGGAGGTCCTCGTGGCGCAACGCCGTGGCGAGTCGGCCTCGTAA
- a CDS encoding WD40 repeat domain-containing protein, with amino-acid sequence MRRPFAILAAALLVGAFAVPASAADGDEDFTIKDPRITESSGLAASRLHPGIYWTHNDSDDGPYIYAVDSGTGETVARLTLTGVGTPRDVEAISVGPGNRIYVGDIGDNLGGSWPHVWIYELPEPKTLKDQTIRATQYVVKYSDGARDAESLVVHPKTGRVYIVDKNEQGGHLYEGPAALSASGTNVFRPVAAVPDLEATDATLSPDGEHLVVRSYFGAIAYDWNGGKIKRKERLGVPFLGQGESVTYTADGTRLMYGAEGADSSVEGQDAPGGAKSSSGGGTSAARGDGDSGDGLSGNLEAGAIAVAVACAALLGLRGLRRRR; translated from the coding sequence ATGCGCCGACCGTTCGCCATCCTCGCCGCGGCCCTTCTCGTGGGTGCCTTCGCCGTGCCCGCCTCAGCCGCCGACGGCGACGAGGACTTCACGATCAAGGACCCGCGCATCACCGAGTCCAGTGGTCTGGCCGCATCCCGTCTCCACCCCGGCATCTACTGGACGCACAACGACAGCGACGACGGCCCCTACATCTACGCCGTCGACAGCGGGACGGGTGAGACCGTCGCCCGTCTCACGCTCACCGGCGTCGGCACGCCCCGGGACGTCGAGGCCATCTCCGTCGGGCCGGGCAACCGGATCTACGTCGGTGACATCGGCGACAACCTCGGCGGCAGCTGGCCCCATGTGTGGATCTACGAGCTGCCCGAGCCGAAGACGCTGAAGGACCAGACGATCCGGGCCACGCAGTACGTCGTGAAGTACTCCGACGGGGCCCGTGACGCCGAGTCCCTCGTCGTGCACCCGAAGACCGGCCGTGTCTACATCGTCGACAAGAACGAGCAGGGCGGGCACCTGTACGAGGGGCCCGCCGCGCTCTCCGCCTCGGGCACGAACGTCTTCCGGCCCGTCGCGGCCGTGCCCGACCTGGAGGCCACCGACGCCACGCTCTCCCCGGACGGCGAACACCTCGTCGTGCGCAGCTACTTCGGCGCGATCGCGTACGACTGGAACGGCGGGAAGATCAAGCGGAAGGAGCGGCTCGGCGTGCCGTTCCTCGGGCAGGGCGAGTCCGTCACGTACACCGCCGACGGGACGAGGCTCATGTACGGCGCCGAGGGGGCCGACAGCTCGGTGGAGGGGCAGGACGCGCCCGGTGGGGCCAAGTCCTCTTCCGGCGGCGGGACTTCCGCCGCGCGGGGCGACGGCGACAGCGGCGACGGGCTCAGTGGCAACCTCGAGGCCGGCGCCATCGCCGTGGCCGTCGCCTGCGCCGCCCTGCTCGGTCTGCGCGGACTGAGGCGGCGCAGGTAG
- a CDS encoding ATP-binding cassette domain-containing protein has translation MDGYAVRAEALEKRYGEKRALDGFDLAVREGTVHGLLGPNGAGKTTAVRILSTLIRLDGGRATVAGCDVVRQAREVRARIGLTGQYAAVDEVLTGRQNLEMFGRLFHLGGKRARLRATELLEQFDLTDAADRGVGKYSGGMRRRLDLAASMILAPAVLFLDEPTTGLDPRSRGEVWESVRALVAGGTTVLLTTQYLEEADKLASRITVIDQGRAIADDTPDGLKNLVGGDRVEVVVAERAEIPRVVKVVARVADGEPEADETELRVHAPVADRVAALTEVARTLQDEGVRVEDIGLRRPSLDDVFLRLTGHRTEKEAAA, from the coding sequence ATGGACGGATACGCGGTGCGGGCCGAGGCGCTGGAGAAGCGGTACGGCGAGAAACGCGCCCTCGACGGCTTCGACCTGGCAGTACGCGAGGGCACGGTGCACGGCCTGCTCGGGCCGAACGGGGCGGGCAAGACCACCGCCGTCCGCATCCTGTCCACGCTGATCCGGCTGGACGGGGGCAGGGCGACGGTCGCCGGTTGTGACGTGGTTCGGCAGGCGCGTGAGGTGCGCGCCCGGATCGGGCTCACGGGCCAGTACGCGGCGGTGGACGAGGTGCTCACCGGGCGGCAGAATTTGGAGATGTTCGGCCGGCTGTTCCACCTGGGCGGCAAGCGGGCCAGGCTCCGGGCCACCGAACTGCTGGAGCAGTTCGACCTGACCGACGCCGCCGACCGGGGTGTCGGCAAGTACAGCGGCGGCATGCGGCGCCGCCTCGACCTCGCCGCGTCGATGATCCTCGCCCCGGCCGTCCTCTTCCTCGACGAGCCGACGACCGGCCTTGACCCCCGTAGCCGCGGGGAGGTCTGGGAGTCCGTACGGGCGTTGGTGGCGGGCGGCACGACCGTGCTGCTGACCACGCAGTACCTGGAGGAGGCCGACAAGCTCGCCTCCCGCATCACCGTCATCGACCAGGGGCGGGCCATCGCCGACGACACCCCGGACGGGCTGAAGAACCTGGTCGGCGGCGACCGTGTCGAGGTCGTGGTCGCCGAGCGCGCCGAGATCCCGCGGGTGGTGAAGGTGGTCGCCCGGGTCGCGGACGGCGAACCCGAGGCGGACGAGACCGAGTTGCGCGTGCACGCTCCGGTCGCCGACCGGGTCGCGGCGCTCACCGAAGTGGCGCGGACCCTCCAGGACGAGGGCGTCCGCGTCGAGGACATCGGGTTGCGCAGGCCGAGCCTCGACGACGTGTTCCTGCGCCTGACCGGACACCGGACCGAGAAGGAGGCCGCAGCGTGA
- a CDS encoding sugar ABC transporter substrate-binding protein has translation MITGHRKHRRTGLTALALLPLAALAACGGGGGSDTSAEEGSGKGTISVWAHQGQASEAAALQNAVKSFNSSQSDVKAELKLIPENDYTKTITATDASELPDVLEFDGPTMANFVYNSKLAPVDGHVSAKTLDNVTDAIKAQGEIDGKHYGLGMFDAGLGMYANKKLLDAAGVKYPTGVDDAWTAEEFGKALGALKGKDSDGKVLDISEQYGLATEWGTFGFSPIVWSAGGGLLKDGKAQGALDSPDVVSAMKTFQSWKTYVDPNTDGNAFAKGKVALSWVGHWNYPAYSEALGDDLVVLPLPDFGKGPKTGQGSWAWGIGADSRNGKAAGAFLDYLLNDGNVGAMTKANGAVPATESALAKSELYKNGGPLQLFADQLAKPCGDSDISASCVAVTRPVTAGYPTVTAKFNTALNSIYGGADPEEALQKAARAIDRDFTDNAGYEIP, from the coding sequence ATGATCACCGGTCACAGAAAACACCGTCGTACGGGCCTGACAGCCCTCGCTCTGCTGCCCCTGGCCGCGCTGGCCGCCTGTGGCGGGGGCGGCGGCAGCGACACCTCCGCCGAAGAGGGCAGCGGCAAGGGCACCATCAGCGTCTGGGCCCACCAGGGACAGGCGAGCGAGGCGGCCGCGCTGCAGAACGCGGTGAAGTCCTTCAACTCCTCGCAGAGCGACGTCAAGGCCGAGCTGAAGCTGATCCCCGAGAACGACTACACCAAGACCATCACCGCCACCGACGCCTCGGAACTGCCGGACGTGCTGGAGTTCGACGGCCCGACGATGGCGAACTTCGTCTACAACAGCAAGCTCGCCCCGGTCGACGGCCACGTCTCCGCGAAGACCCTCGACAACGTCACCGACGCGATCAAGGCGCAGGGCGAGATCGACGGCAAGCACTACGGCCTGGGCATGTTCGACGCCGGGCTCGGTATGTACGCCAACAAGAAGCTGCTGGACGCGGCCGGTGTGAAGTACCCGACGGGCGTGGACGACGCCTGGACGGCCGAGGAGTTCGGCAAGGCGCTGGGGGCGCTCAAGGGCAAGGATTCCGACGGCAAGGTCCTCGACATATCGGAGCAGTACGGCCTGGCCACCGAGTGGGGCACCTTCGGCTTCTCCCCGATCGTCTGGTCGGCCGGCGGCGGCCTGCTGAAGGACGGCAAGGCGCAGGGCGCCCTCGACAGCCCGGACGTGGTCTCCGCGATGAAGACCTTCCAGTCCTGGAAGACGTACGTCGACCCCAACACCGACGGCAACGCCTTCGCCAAGGGCAAGGTGGCGCTGAGCTGGGTCGGCCACTGGAACTACCCCGCGTACAGCGAGGCGCTCGGTGACGACCTCGTCGTCCTGCCACTGCCTGACTTCGGCAAGGGCCCCAAGACGGGCCAGGGCTCGTGGGCCTGGGGCATCGGCGCCGACAGCAGGAACGGCAAGGCCGCGGGCGCCTTCCTGGACTACCTGCTGAACGACGGCAACGTCGGTGCGATGACGAAGGCCAACGGCGCGGTGCCCGCCACCGAGTCCGCACTCGCCAAGAGCGAGCTGTACAAGAACGGCGGCCCGCTCCAGCTCTTCGCCGACCAGCTGGCCAAGCCGTGCGGCGACAGCGACATCAGCGCCTCCTGCGTCGCCGTCACCCGCCCGGTGACCGCCGGATACCCCACGGTCACCGCCAAGTTCAACACGGCCCTGAACTCGATCTACGGCGGCGCCGACCCCGAGGAAGCCCTGCAG
- a CDS encoding cellulase family glycosylhydrolase → MFRTLRRALCVAAALLLPLAGTQSAHADVDAQAGAGDWHTSGRQILDAAGQPVRIAGVNWFGFETANHVVHGLWARDYKSMIDQMKSLGYNTIRMPYSDDILKPGTMPDSISYDGKNTDLRGLTSLQVLDRIVAYAGQAGLKIVLDRHRPDAAGQSALWYTASVPESTWITNLKSLAARYRGNPTVVGIDLHNEPRDPACWGCGDTTRDWRLAAQRAGNAVLSVNPELLIMVEGVQSYNGANGWWGGNLMGVAEHPVQLDVPNRLVYSAHDYATSVAQQPWFGDPSFPANMPGVWDRYWGYIFKQNIAPVWLGEFGTTLQSAVDQKWLSALVTYLRSTSAHGADSFHWTFWSWNPNSGDTGGILKDDWQTVDTVKDGYLAAIKAPGFEGGGPGPDPGGPGGGTAACSAAYTVSSDWGGGFNAEVKVTNTGSVPLKSWKVSWTWTGSQKVTSMWNASHTQSGATVTAVNAAHNGSVPAGGSASFGLGGAPGGGGAPSVSCTAT, encoded by the coding sequence ATGTTCCGCACTCTGCGAAGAGCGCTGTGCGTCGCCGCGGCGCTCCTGTTGCCCCTGGCCGGTACGCAGTCGGCACACGCCGACGTCGACGCGCAGGCCGGCGCCGGCGACTGGCACACCAGCGGCCGGCAGATCCTGGACGCGGCCGGGCAGCCGGTCCGTATCGCCGGTGTCAACTGGTTCGGCTTCGAGACCGCGAACCACGTCGTCCACGGCCTGTGGGCCCGCGACTACAAGAGCATGATCGACCAGATGAAGTCGCTGGGCTACAACACCATCCGGATGCCCTACAGCGACGACATCCTCAAGCCCGGCACCATGCCCGACAGCATCAGTTACGACGGCAAGAACACCGACCTGCGCGGGCTGACGTCCCTGCAGGTCCTGGACCGGATCGTGGCGTACGCCGGACAGGCCGGGCTCAAGATCGTCCTCGACCGGCACCGCCCGGACGCGGCGGGCCAGTCGGCGCTCTGGTACACGGCGTCGGTCCCCGAGTCGACCTGGATCACCAACCTCAAGTCCCTGGCGGCGCGTTACCGGGGCAACCCCACGGTCGTCGGCATCGACCTGCACAACGAGCCCCGCGACCCCGCCTGCTGGGGCTGCGGCGACACGACCCGGGACTGGCGGCTGGCCGCCCAGCGCGCGGGCAACGCGGTGCTGTCGGTCAACCCCGAGCTGCTGATCATGGTCGAGGGCGTGCAGTCGTACAACGGCGCGAACGGCTGGTGGGGCGGCAACCTCATGGGCGTCGCCGAGCACCCGGTCCAGCTGGACGTCCCGAACCGGCTGGTGTACTCGGCCCACGACTACGCCACGTCGGTGGCCCAGCAGCCCTGGTTCGGCGACCCGTCCTTCCCCGCCAACATGCCGGGGGTCTGGGACAGGTACTGGGGCTACATCTTCAAGCAGAACATCGCGCCGGTGTGGCTCGGTGAGTTCGGTACGACGCTCCAGTCGGCGGTGGACCAGAAGTGGCTGTCCGCGCTGGTGACGTACCTGCGGTCGACGTCGGCTCACGGTGCCGACAGCTTCCACTGGACGTTCTGGTCCTGGAACCCCAACTCCGGTGACACGGGCGGGATCCTGAAGGACGACTGGCAGACCGTGGACACCGTGAAGGACGGGTACCTGGCGGCCATCAAGGCGCCGGGCTTCGAGGGCGGCGGGCCGGGGCCCGACCCGGGCGGCCCGGGCGGTGGCACCGCCGCCTGCTCTGCCGCCTACACGGTGAGCAGTGACTGGGGCGGCGGTTTCAACGCCGAGGTCAAGGTGACCAACACGGGCAGTGTTCCGCTCAAGTCCTGGAAGGTGAGCTGGACCTGGACCGGCTCTCAGAAGGTCACCAGCATGTGGAACGCGTCGCACACCCAGAGCGGCGCGACCGTCACGGCGGTGAACGCCGCGCACAACGGGAGCGTGCCGGCGGGCGGTTCGGCGAGCTTCGGCCTGGGCGGTGCGCCCGGGGGCGGGGGTGCGCCGAGCGTGAGCTGTACGGCGACCTGA
- a CDS encoding ABC transporter permease: MSVVDLSTPSTRSGAYWLLADCWNIVRRGLTHYQRQPVNIAWQLGFPILSVLLYGYVFGSAMKVPGGGDYTDYLMPGMFAMTMAFGFINTATLVVHDSTKGVIDRFRSMPMASSAVVAGRGVTDLLVACAELTIMMLTALAMGWRPNGGLGFLAAFGLLLWLRFALIWIGVWLGLLVPNPEAAGGLFAVAFPLTMISSIFVAPQLMPDWLGWVALWNPISSTAAATRELFGTPVGGDTWVEQHALLMAGVWPVILTLIFLPLAVRRFRKLSR; encoded by the coding sequence GTGAGTGTCGTCGACCTGAGCACCCCGAGCACGCGGAGCGGTGCGTACTGGCTGCTCGCCGACTGCTGGAACATCGTCCGCCGCGGCCTGACCCACTACCAGCGCCAGCCCGTCAACATCGCCTGGCAGCTCGGCTTCCCGATCCTCTCCGTGCTGCTCTACGGCTATGTCTTCGGCAGCGCCATGAAGGTGCCGGGCGGCGGGGACTACACGGACTACCTGATGCCCGGCATGTTCGCGATGACCATGGCGTTCGGCTTCATCAACACGGCGACCCTCGTGGTCCACGACTCCACCAAGGGAGTCATCGACCGCTTCCGCTCCATGCCGATGGCATCCTCCGCCGTGGTGGCCGGGCGCGGCGTCACCGATCTGCTCGTCGCCTGCGCCGAGTTGACCATCATGATGCTCACCGCGCTCGCCATGGGCTGGCGGCCGAACGGCGGCCTCGGCTTCCTGGCCGCGTTCGGGCTGCTGCTGTGGCTGCGGTTCGCGCTGATCTGGATCGGGGTGTGGCTCGGACTGCTCGTGCCCAACCCGGAGGCCGCGGGCGGCCTGTTCGCGGTCGCCTTCCCGCTGACCATGATCTCCAGCATCTTCGTCGCGCCCCAGCTCATGCCCGACTGGCTGGGCTGGGTGGCGCTCTGGAACCCGATCTCCTCCACGGCGGCGGCGACCCGCGAGCTGTTCGGCACGCCGGTCGGCGGTGACACCTGGGTCGAGCAGCACGCGCTGCTGATGGCCGGGGTATGGCCGGTGATCCTGACGCTGATCTTCCTGCCGCTGGCGGTGCGGCGGTTCAGGAAGCTGAGCCGTTGA